The following is a genomic window from Arcobacter sp. F2176.
TATCTCTTTTATCATATGTATAAAAATTTGCCAAATCATTACTACTTTTTTCATCTCCTAATTTTGAAGCTGTTTCTAGATATTTCTCAGATAGTTTTTTATTCTTTCTTTTATAATAATTAGATAATTCTCTTAGTGTGTAGATATTTTCTTCTTTTATCTCTTTTTCTTCTAATTTTTCTCTTAAATCTTTATATATATCATAGGTAATTATATTGTTTGAGATTGTAGTTCTTAGTTTAGATATCAAATAAGGTTTATTATCATTTATAATAAATTCTTGCCATTTTAGAGCTCCTTTTGAATCATCAAGTAAATAGTTAGTATTTTTTGGTATTGGCTTTGCGACTATTTTTATATTGGAATCTTCATATACTTTTTTTGCTGCTACACTTAGAATTTCAAAAATTCTTTCTTGTGAATCAGTAAGTTTTTCCTTTGAATCTCTTTTAATATCGTATCTAAATCCATTTCTTGGTTTCGTTGCTAGAGTTGCTATTGCATCAGCATTTCCTTTTTTTGCTAACTCTTCTAAAAGTCGAATTCCTTTTGTTTTATTTATATACTCATAAAAAAAATCTGCTAGTGCTCTTTTTGATTCATTTAGTTTTAATGCTTTTTTCTCAAAAGCTAAATACTCATCTAGATATTTTTTATCTCTTAGATATTTTTTTAAAAGATATCTTGTGGCAAGATAGTTATCTTTTAAAGCAGCTTTTTTTAATTTTTTTATATCCATAGTGCTGTATTCATTTGATTTTTTGATAACTATATCTTTTGGGTTTATTTTTTTAACTACTCTTTCATAGAACTTCTTTGGTTTTTCATAATTGCCAACTACCCGGCTAAAGTCCATATCATTTTTATATTGATTAACTAAAATAATTGCCGCATTTTTATTGCCAAGTTTATCAGCTGCTTCTAAAAGCTCTATATATTTTAACTCACCATTTATAAACATACTTTTGTATTCGTTATATACTTTTGCAAAGCTGAGTAGATCTTTTGACTTATTATTTTTTAATACAAGGTTATACCACTTTTTATAAAACTCAAAACCCTCTTTTGTTTGAGGGAATAAATATATTTTATTAAGCTCAATCATAGCTTGAATATTTCCCTTATTTGCTTTTTTGATAAGTGCTTCTTTACTTGCTATTTCTGAAGCATTTGTATAAGTTGTAAATATAAATAGATTAATTAATATAAATAAAATTATTTTCATTTTTATTTTCCATTCTTTTTAGTATTTTTTTTACTACTTTCATTGAGTAAGTCTTCATATGTCTGTACTTTTTTTGGTACAACTTTTTCATACCAATTCTTACCTTCTTTTTCATTTTGATATATATCTTCAAGAGCAGAATATGCTCCTGAACTTCCTAATTCAGAAGCTTTTTTATAATATTGTATTGCCTTTTTTTTGTCTCTTTTTACGATTTTCCCAATTTTATAAGTTCCGCCTAATCTATAAAGTAAGTTTGCATTTTTATCTTCTATTGCTTTATTGATATAAATTTCGCTTTGTTCTTGATTATAAGTAGGACAATCAGGACAAATGTAATAAACAATAATATCTTCTAAAGCACTTTTATCACCATTTTTATATGCTTTTTTATAGTAGTATAAAGATTTATTTACATCTTCTTTTGTATTACCTGATGGTGCATAACTATATGCAGTTCCCAACTCTTTATAAGCTTTTATATCGCCTTGTTTTATGAGTTCATTGTATATTGCTATTCTTTTTTTAGATTCTTTCTTATCGTAGTAGTTATACTTATTTGCAAGAAGATATTTACTTTCAACATCACCAAATGAAGCAGCTTTTTGTAAATAAGGTATTGCCTCATCTTTTTCGATATTAGTGCTAAATTTTGTATTTTTGGCTAACTCTTTGAGTACAGTGATATTATTGTTTTCTATTTGTTTTTGAATGATTTTGTTTTTAAACTCAATATCTTCTCTATATATAAGATATGGTTTTAACATCTCTTTTAAATAGACTTGATCACTATTTAAAACAAAGTTTTTCCATTTATCAATAAGGGCATCTTTTTCAGGATTAAACTCTTTACTTTTATAACTTCGTGCTAAACTTATAATAGCTTGGCTATTATTTTTTTGTGCTAGTTCATTTAAAAGTGTATCACCTTCAGTGATTCGATTTTGTTTATAATAAAAGTCTGCCAATGCTCTTTTTGATTCATTTAGCTTTAGAATTTTTTGTTTTAAATCAAAATATGCTTGAGTATTTTTTTCTTTTAAAAAGATTTCCAATAGTTGTTCTGTTGCTTTATAATTATCTAACAAAGCAGCTTTCGTAAGATGAAATATGATTTGTTCTTTGTATTTATGTTTTGAGGTATCAATTATTTTATACTCATTTGCTAAGTTAAAATGTATAAGGGAATCTTTATCATTTAGTTTTACAGCTTTTTCAAGGTATGCTTTTGCTCTGTACCATCTTGCATCATCAAATAGTACATTTGCCATACCTGATATAAGTTTTGGATCATTTGAATTTATTGTATCTTTTATGATTTCATTGTATTCAAGACCTTTTTCTCTTGGTTGTAAATATATAAGATGTGTATAAAAAAGTTTATCATTTAGTGATAATGAATGAAAATACTCTTTATTAGTTTTTGTGATTAGTTTTTCTATCTTCTTCGCTTCATTCTTTTGACGACTAAATAGATATATATTATGAAGTGTTATGAGTTTATCTTGATTTTTTTCTTTTATGATTTTTTCTGATATTTTTTTAAGTTTGTCATATTGCTTGTTTCGAATAAGATGAGAAGACAATATGTATAAAGCTTTTTGACTTCCTAAATCTACAGCTGTTTCTAATATATTTTCATATTTTTCATCTGCGTTTATAAACATCTTTTTATATTTAGTAAAGATAGGATAAAACTCCATAATATCTTCAGTATTATTACTTTTTAAAACAAGAGGGTACCATTTATTGTATAACTCTAAGCCTTCTTTAGTTTCAGGAAATAAATATACTCTATTTAACTCTATCATAGCTTTTATATCACCCTTATTTGCCTTTGATATAAGAGTATTCTTTTGCGTTGTTGGTATGATTGTAGAGTTAGTTTCAAGATTATTATTTGCACAACTTGCGAATAATAATACTATTAAGAATAAACTTATAACTTTTATTTTATTCATTATTTTCCTTCATCTCTTGAAGCACTTTATTTGCTTCTTTTGTATTTGCTTTTTTTAACCAATATTTTGCAAGTTTTAGGTCTTTTTTTACTTCACCATCTCCATCTTTATAGATAAGACCTATGTTATAAGCAGCTGTTTCTTCTTTTGCTAAATTATATGATTGGGTGAAGTAATAAATAGCTTTTTTCATATCTTTTTTCACACCATTTCCTGTAGTATAAAGCCAACCTAGATTAAAGTTATATTTAACTATACCTTCATCTACTAATTTTTGGGCATAGAATTTAGCTTTTTTATAATCAATTAGTTCCTTAGTACTTTTACAACTTTCACACATAAAAATACGAGCTAATGTTTCTGTAGAACTTCTATCTCCTAAAGAAGAGGCTATTTCATAATATTTTACCGCTTTTGTTTTATCTTTTGAAGTTAAATCATAATGTAAGGCTGTTTTAATTGCAGCAGTTCTATCTCCTTTTATTGCTAATTCTTCTAAGGTTTTTATAGCAAAAAGAATGTCTTCTTTTGTATTTTTTTGTCGATATACTTTTATAAGCTCATAAGTACTACTTACATCACCAAAATTCACAGCTTTTTGTAAGTACTCCATCGCTTTTGTTGGATTAGAGTTTTTCAAATCTTTATACAATCTTCTAAGAGTAAAAATATTATCATTTTTTAAATCAATATTTGTAATAGCAACTTTTACATTATCTAATGATTTACTATTTTTGTATTTATAAGAGAATAAAACTTTTTTAAATCTTTTTTGTAAAGCGGGGTTATTACTATTTAAAATATACTCTTGCCATTTTTTTGTATCTTCATCTCTTTTGAGGTCTGGTTGATAGGTATAAGGAACTCTTGTAGCTAAATGAACTATTGACTCTTCATCTCCATTCATCGCAGCTTTTGTATAGTAATCTTTAATATTATCATCAGGAGTAAAAAAACTTCCACTTGATGAGTTTGCCAATATTCTATTTCCTTGGGTTGTTTTGCTTAACTTTTCAATTAAAAGTTCATAATCATTTTTAAAATATTTTTCTTTTGAATATACTTTTAATAATTTGCCATATGCTTCACTTTGTCCATATTTAATTGCTTCTTTTAGCTTTGAAATTATCTCTTCTTGATAATCTTTATACTTCTCATCTTTTCCATTTAAAACTCTATGTTGAGAAGCCATTTTGTCATATAAATCTGCATATTCTAAATATTTATCTGCATCATCATTTGTAAGAGTTATTACTTTTTTGAAAAATAGTTTTGATTCTTCATACTCACCTCTAATTTTCAAAATATTAGCTGTTGTAACAATTTTTTCATATTCATTAGATGCTAAGATATCATTAAGTATTTTACTCACTTCCTCTTTTTTTAAGTTACGGAAATTTTTAAATCTCAAGAATTCTTTAGTAACAGGTATTGAATAACCTTTTTGTACTATTATAGTCTCTATTTTTTTTGCATCTTTTTCTTTACCCATATTTAAATACAAATCATAAATCTTTGTCAAATCTTCTTTTGAAGCATTTAATAAAATTTTTGATTGGGTATCTTTTATCTTTTTATGGTCATAATCATATAGATATATTTGTAAAAGTTTAAATAAAGGCTTTTTGAACTTTTCATTTGATGCTGCTTCTAAAAGGGCTACATACTTTTCTTTTCCACTTATAAACATATCTTTGTATTCATAAAAAACTTCTGCAAAATCCATAATATCGCTTGAATTTTTACTTTGTAAGACAAGTGGGTACCATTTATTATAATAGTCAAACCCCTCTTTTGTTTCTGGGAAAACAAATTTCTTATTTAATTCAATCATTGCTTTAATATCACCCATGTTTGCTTGTGATATTAGTTCTTTTTTGTTTGATTTTATACTTAATTGTGTTTTGGCTAAGGGTAATTTATTTGAACACCCAGTTAAAGTAAGTAAAATAATAGTAATTGAAAATAATAATAATTTCATTGTTTTCCTTTGTTAATATAAATCTGCTGATATTATTATAATTGTTCTTAGAAAAATATTTTGAACGACTTTTTTGGATAAAGAATAGTAAAATTCGCACTTTATAATA
Proteins encoded in this region:
- a CDS encoding tetratricopeptide repeat protein, translating into MKIILFILINLFIFTTYTNASEIASKEALIKKANKGNIQAMIELNKIYLFPQTKEGFEFYKKWYNLVLKNNKSKDLLSFAKVYNEYKSMFINGELKYIELLEAADKLGNKNAAIILVNQYKNDMDFSRVVGNYEKPKKFYERVVKKINPKDIVIKKSNEYSTMDIKKLKKAALKDNYLATRYLLKKYLRDKKYLDEYLAFEKKALKLNESKRALADFFYEYINKTKGIRLLEELAKKGNADAIATLATKPRNGFRYDIKRDSKEKLTDSQERIFEILSVAAKKVYEDSNIKIVAKPIPKNTNYLLDDSKGALKWQEFIINDNKPYLISKLRTTISNNIITYDIYKDLREKLEEKEIKEENIYTLRELSNYYKRKNKKLSEKYLETASKLGDEKSSNDLANFYTYDKRDKVKSNEILEKLASEGKISAINDLAYSYYKSKDIKKAIEYYEIAANAGSSRAIDKLRIIYHEQKNYKEAMKYAQRCTLFDNPSCYFYVGYYNHLGLDTKQNLSEAIKYYKKAYSINKNDYAANNIGQIYLVGGAGVKKNLELAKQWLRKSNINMAKNTLKKLGAK
- a CDS encoding sel1 repeat family protein; the encoded protein is MNKIKVISLFLIVLLFASCANNNLETNSTIIPTTQKNTLISKANKGDIKAMIELNRVYLFPETKEGLELYNKWYPLVLKSNNTEDIMEFYPIFTKYKKMFINADEKYENILETAVDLGSQKALYILSSHLIRNKQYDKLKKISEKIIKEKNQDKLITLHNIYLFSRQKNEAKKIEKLITKTNKEYFHSLSLNDKLFYTHLIYLQPREKGLEYNEIIKDTINSNDPKLISGMANVLFDDARWYRAKAYLEKAVKLNDKDSLIHFNLANEYKIIDTSKHKYKEQIIFHLTKAALLDNYKATEQLLEIFLKEKNTQAYFDLKQKILKLNESKRALADFYYKQNRITEGDTLLNELAQKNNSQAIISLARSYKSKEFNPEKDALIDKWKNFVLNSDQVYLKEMLKPYLIYREDIEFKNKIIQKQIENNNITVLKELAKNTKFSTNIEKDEAIPYLQKAASFGDVESKYLLANKYNYYDKKESKKRIAIYNELIKQGDIKAYKELGTAYSYAPSGNTKEDVNKSLYYYKKAYKNGDKSALEDIIVYYICPDCPTYNQEQSEIYINKAIEDKNANLLYRLGGTYKIGKIVKRDKKKAIQYYKKASELGSSGAYSALEDIYQNEKEGKNWYEKVVPKKVQTYEDLLNESSKKNTKKNGK
- a CDS encoding tetratricopeptide repeat protein translates to MKLLLFSITIILLTLTGCSNKLPLAKTQLSIKSNKKELISQANMGDIKAMIELNKKFVFPETKEGFDYYNKWYPLVLQSKNSSDIMDFAEVFYEYKDMFISGKEKYVALLEAASNEKFKKPLFKLLQIYLYDYDHKKIKDTQSKILLNASKEDLTKIYDLYLNMGKEKDAKKIETIIVQKGYSIPVTKEFLRFKNFRNLKKEEVSKILNDILASNEYEKIVTTANILKIRGEYEESKLFFKKVITLTNDDADKYLEYADLYDKMASQHRVLNGKDEKYKDYQEEIISKLKEAIKYGQSEAYGKLLKVYSKEKYFKNDYELLIEKLSKTTQGNRILANSSSGSFFTPDDNIKDYYTKAAMNGDEESIVHLATRVPYTYQPDLKRDEDTKKWQEYILNSNNPALQKRFKKVLFSYKYKNSKSLDNVKVAITNIDLKNDNIFTLRRLYKDLKNSNPTKAMEYLQKAVNFGDVSSTYELIKVYRQKNTKEDILFAIKTLEELAIKGDRTAAIKTALHYDLTSKDKTKAVKYYEIASSLGDRSSTETLARIFMCESCKSTKELIDYKKAKFYAQKLVDEGIVKYNFNLGWLYTTGNGVKKDMKKAIYYFTQSYNLAKEETAAYNIGLIYKDGDGEVKKDLKLAKYWLKKANTKEANKVLQEMKENNE